In one window of Calypte anna isolate BGI_N300 chromosome 1, bCalAnn1_v1.p, whole genome shotgun sequence DNA:
- the CD163 gene encoding scavenger receptor cysteine-rich type 1 protein M130, translated as MATKGHLSASVLWLLLSIQVSWGADELRLSNGTGPCSGRVEVKHEEQWGTVCDGDWTIEDAEVVCKQLQCGSAVQALNRAPFGEGTGPTWLYRVDCHGDESALWNCSHLGWASFTCPHYFDTGVICSGFSGLHLTGGDTACSGHLKLKMEKAWATVCFSQVDFKTASVICKELECGQPVDIVKGTHSGKSHELFWQEEFHCIGNETHLAHCPRKLYHSKTCSHDATVVCSGYGGYRLANGSTACSGRVELLHGGTWGTLCDSLWDLPAANALCQQLDCGVALLIPEGPSFGKGNGSVWNGTFSCKNGSHLRDCPVSVLGQEECPAGKDAQVVCSGCPGGRLVNGSRCSGRVEIRHGDTWGRLCHSHWNLQAASVFCHQLNCGYAKSIQTGDRFVDGNGPVWRDAFHCEGTESCLWDCAQVTLGNQACSAREAATVICSGLAETLRLTGGESHCDGRVEISLHGMWNRVLDEDWDIKDAQVVCRQLQCGTAEKAYYLPRSKRGTGPVGLRSVQCAGNETQLMLCKTSPSQTVPAGVAEDVGVVCSGSRQIRLVNGTKRCAGRVELYHHGIWGTICDDNWDLSDANVVCKQLGCGHAIKAFVSAHYGKGSGQIWLDDVNCTGAESDLWTCPSRSWGEHNCQHKEDAGVLCSEFLGLRLVNGSECAGRLEVFYNGTWGSICSNRMSQVTARTVCKHLNCGDGGEIARDFEYGRGSGPMWLDHIECTEQHSSLWQCQSDTWDPHSCDNRAEETHISCTGRREATSPPTFVECPNSTSCSDREKLRVIGGENGCSGRVEIWQQGSWGTVCDDSWDMADAEVVCKQLGCGSAVSALSEAAFGEGTGPIWLEKVHCKGTELSLWDCPAEPLFSKTCDHKEDAAVDCSGMIEKTAPPTRADPPRRPATDTTRMSVPVILCIILGALLCLVLAILAGQIQSSKAWQRGSRVSYDPFSEAVYEEIDYNLMTGKQGMTSLSDSHSERSETKTQFYSGNSDEENGPEATQEVSPLPENTLEDSYDDVTEASGPRGASLSEQNGWEITEIPEEGDRNNDSHTDWSPNASGNRTSEAEKDLSSALEDTGYDDVEELGH; from the exons GTGCTGATGAATTGAGGCTTTCAAATGGAACTGGTCCCTGCTCTGGGAGAGTGGAAGTAAAACATGAGGAGCAGTGGGGAACTGTGTGTGATGGTGACTGGACCATAGAAGATGCTGAGGTTGTTTGTAAGCAACTACAATGTGGATCTGCTGTTCAGGCCCTGAATAGAGCTCCTTTTGGAGAAGGAACTGGACCAACATGGTTGTATCGAGTTGATTGTCATGGTGATGAATCCGCTCTCTGGAACTGCTCACATCTAGGATGGGCTTCTTTTACCTGCCCTCATTACTTTGATACTGGAGTCATCTGCTCAG gtttctcTGGACTGCACCTGACTGGAGGGGACACTGCCTGCTCAGGACATCTGAAACTAAAGATGGAAAAGGCTTGGGCTACGGTCTGTTTTTCACAAGTTGATTTCAAAACTGCCTCTGTCATATGTAAGGAGTTAGAGTGTGGCCAGCCTGTGGATATTGTGAAAGGAACTCACTCTGGAAAAAGCCATGAACTGTTCTGGCAAGAAGAGTTTCACTGTATAGGGAATGAAACTCACCTTGCACACTGCCCCAGGAAGCTGTACCACAGTAAGACATGTTCTCATGATGCCACTGTTGTATGTTCAG GCTATGGTGGGTACAGGCTGGCAAATGGCAGCACTGCTTGTTCAGGGAGAGTAGAGCTTCTTCATGGAGGCACATGGGGAACCCTGTGTGACTCCCTGTGGGATTTACCAGCTGCCAAtgccctctgccagcagctggactGTGGGGTTGCCCTACTAATACCAGAAGGACCATCCTTTGGGAAAGGAAATGGATCTGTCTGGAATGGCACGTTCAGTTGCAAGAATGGTTCACACCTGAGAGACTGTCCTGTGAGTGTGCTAGGTCAGGAGGAATGCCCTGCTGGAAAAGATGCTCAAGTGGTATGTTCAG GGTGCCCAGGGGGCAGGTTGGTGAATGGCAGCAGATGCTCTGGCAGAGTGGAGATTCGCCATGGAGACACATGGGGAAGACTCTGCCACTCCCACTGGAATTTGCAAGCTGCCAGCGTTTTCTGTCATCAGCTGAACTGTGGCTATGCAAAGTCAATCCAGACAGGAGACCGTTTTGTGGATGGGAATGGGCCTGTTTGGAGAGATGCTTTTCACTGTGAAGGAACAGAGTCCTGCCTGTGGGATTGTGCTCAAGTGACTTTGGGCAACCAAGCTTGTTCAGCCAGAGAAGCAGCCACTGTAATTTGTTCAG GTCTTGCTGAAACACTCAGACTCACAGGTGGTGAGAGCCACTGTGATGGGCGAGTTGAGATCTCTCTCCATGGCATGTGGAACAGAGTTCTGGATGAAGACTGGGACATCAAGGATGCTCAAGTGGTATGCAGACAGCTCCAGTGTGGAACTGCTGAGAAAGCCTATTACCTTCCAAGGTCCAAGCGAGGCACTGGTCCTGTGGGCTTAAGAAGTGTCCAGTGTGCTGGAAATGAGACTCAGCTGATGCTCTGCAAGACCTCCCCTTCTCAGACAGTGCCAGCTGGGGTTGCTGAAGATGTTGGTGTGGTTTGCTCAG GTAGCAGACAGATTAGGCTGGTGAATGGAACAAAGCGTTGTGCTGGGAGAGTAGAGCTTTATCATCATGGCATCTGGGGCACCATCTGCGACGATAATTGGGATCTATCAGATGCTAATGTTGTTTGCAAACAGCTGGGATGTGGACATGCTATCAAGGCATTTGTCTCTGCTCATTATGGCAAAGGTTCAGGACAGATCTGGCTAGATGATGTGAACTGTACTGGGGCTGAATCTGACCTCTGGACGTGTCCCTCTAGGTCATGGGGTGAGCACAATTGCCAACACAAAGAAGATGCTGGAGTCTTGTGCTCAG AGTTCCTGGGTTTGAGGCTGGTGAATGGCAGTGAATGTGCTGGGAGACTAGAAGTTTTCTACAACGGGACATGGGGAAGCATTTGCTCCAATCGTATGTCTCAAGTCACTGCAAGAACTGTATGCAAACACCTGAACTGCGGAGATGGGGGAGAAATTGCAAGAGACTTCGAATATGGCAGAGGTTCTGGGCCCATGTGGCTGGATCACATTGAGTGCACTGAGCAACATAGCTCTCTCTGGCAATGTCAGTCAGATACCTGGGATCCTCACTCATGTGATAACCGAGCAGAAGAGACTCATATTTCTTGCACTG gaagaagagaggCAACATCTCCACCCACATTTGTTGAGTGTCCAAATTCTACAAGTTGTTCAG aCAGGGAGAAGTTACGAGTCATAGGAGGAGAGAATGGATGTTCAGGCAGAGTGGAGATTTGGCAGCAAGGTTCTTGGGGAACAGTCTGTGATGATTCCTGGGACATGGCAGATGCTGAAGTTGTATGCAAGCAGCTTGGTTGTGGATCTGCTGTGTCTGCTCTTAGTGAAGCTGCCTTTGGGGAAGGGACTGGTCCCATATGGCTGGAGAAGGTGCATTGTAAAGGAACAGAGCTTTCTCTTTGGGACTGTCCAGCTGAGCCCTTGTTCAGCAAAACCTGTGATCACAaggaagatgctgctgtggATTGCTCTG GTATGATAGAAAAAACAGCACCACCCACTAGAGCAG ATCCTCCCCGTCGCCCTGCAACAGATACTACGAGAATGTCAGTGCCTGTCATCCTCTGCATTATCCTGGGGGCCCTTCTCTGCCTGGTCCTTGCCATTCTTGCTGGACAGATCCAAAGCTCCAAGGCATGGCAGAGAG GCTCCAGAGTATCCTATGACCCCTTCTCTGAGGCTGTCTATGAAGAGATTGACTATAACCTGATGACGGGAAAGCAGGGCATGACTAGCCTCTCAG ATTCTCATTCAGAACGTTCAGAAACAAAGACACAGTTTTACAGTGGAAAcagtgatgaagaaaatggTCCTGAAGCAACTCAAG AGGTCTCACCCCTGCCTGAAAATACCCTGGAAGATAGCTATGATGATGTGACAGAAGCTTCTGGACCTAGAGGTGCTTCTCTTTCTGAGCAGAATGGATGGGAAATCACTGAAATCCCTGAAGAAGGGGACAGAAACAATGATTCACACACAG